From one Montipora capricornis isolate CH-2021 chromosome 10, ASM3666992v2, whole genome shotgun sequence genomic stretch:
- the LOC138020628 gene encoding uncharacterized protein, translated as MATLNDIKKLLEEEIRPIRSKLLWIEEKFSELKSSVDYFSGKYDELLKKIQSSNDKTGKLTADVRIVKQDLSITQKRSVEAKKEIDELAQYLRRDCVEISGLKPNDEVYCFELVKTIGKEMGMDLGDEDISTAHPLPTFNEATDSKLIVKFTRRAVRDEFYASRKEVQH; from the coding sequence atggCAACCTTGAATGACATCAAAAAACTCCTCGAGGAGGAAATTAGACCGATAAGATCAAAATTGCTTTGGATTGAAGAAAAATTTAGTGAACTGAAGTCGTCTGTTGACTACTTCTCTGGCAAGTATGACGAGTTGTTGAAGAAGATTCAGAGCAGTAATGATAAAACAGGGAAGCTCACCGCAGACGTAAGAATTGTTAAGCAAGATCTAAGCATTACACAAAAGCGCTCTGTTGAAGCGAAGAAAGAAATTGACGAGCTTGCACAATACCTTAGAAGAGACTGCGTTGAAATCTCAGGCTTAAAACCGAATGATGAAGTCTATTGTTTCGAGCTCGTGAAGACCATTGGAAAAGAAATGGGTATGGACCTCGGTGATGAGGACATATCTACTGCTCATCCTTTACCTACGTTTAACGAAGCGACTGATAGCAAGCTCATTGTGAAATTCACAAGGAGGGCAGTTCGCGACGAGTTCTATGCCAGCAGAAAGGAAGTGCAGCATTAA